One genomic region from Kamptonema formosum PCC 6407 encodes:
- a CDS encoding acetate and sugar kinases/Hsc70/actin family protein, translating to MNSQQDQIQALLADIDEVLSKPSPRLPWMASVETIHQRQVLDRIRSYLSQQKATQVVNENLTHSDVAEEAGLQQGDRELPDLRDRQPTTPPPTDSDIRSTAGQILQAVIGEMNSLRTNLTQPLQDDIQALRQERQALTSEIKQLEQRRQDQYSLAQQQANQQQIISEFLQVLMARLQESLARDVAQALSNLEAQFLQNNLLGTESAPQLTSASATGDANAGELPLLTPAQRIEQIRLLQAQSDRDLMRLDSTLTIVFEALQRNLQTYQESLSQGLEKMHSLGQQGEAMFAALVSHLAEQLGREASSYVKSSIPVANIETATRPVAPTAPISTLNQNEVALQEDLVVRSRPEPTPRIERDRGEIGEEEKLPYPGTELSPQFAQLRHNREELRHSGTQEHSPIPPEDDFLSLESSSSETPSEAMMTEESGELEDLYDSLFTPVVEVSKQPEKGSGRKGEVSTVSLFESTEVSDRNAPEQMTESTLADVDSEDSLEDFLLESPNVEPEQIPESTITNTESENYLEDFLLESPNVEPEQSPESTLTNTESEDYLEDFLLESPNVESEQIPESTLTNTESEDYLEDFLLESPNREPEPSPEPTITNVESEDLLEDFLVAEDSEFVAGNFVDSPAIADADLFGETLLELDPEPPAPAAPSPPDSPASRETLADLSNVFGDENENVPVKPVKGPPPSTATASKTSSKELRKPKNLTPAASSSEESTEYDALAEWDADIYVQASPDENLLPVEPPDEEQEQAILLDRNSLERLQADLFSLEGMDSALPEEASSIASPEPFTFSDFSQVEAENPFIVSAEEEMTTLDDLFTEVFEMPVAAAPHAVEVETAAPEFFQGDSSNMTLEDILSSLMEAEATPLNYPPRPDLNSRQVQTTGQVKRSLETPGGEKKKVGLFDLRDGGDGGDGGDGGDGGDGGDGEVKSSLPSPSPPSFPIFPIPLPQSPTPRSSNWYLGIDFGTTMLSVALLNRDSKEVYPLYWEVDAQNPKSECFRIPAVVSLLAGKVVVKSVGQPGLPLEDGGLLLQNFKHYLKVGIPYVSSALQEGNTEGEGGFLFEPMLQWSQQEDVSLAWLLHGLGALLEGLNPARENVLGLRLHAVGLEPSILDAALRQLGGVILGTPAGWGDAYRHNLREAVLGAGLVTESSQIFVVEDAIATLLSELTPNLGEAESKIHNLNSKIAPGGTLIINSGAITTELALVDLPENLENLTYSHFTCHSFAYGGNALDQDIICQLLLKDESFDPLTQLPRGGYADVAARCQLQGRLQSSPLGLELLAAAANLKVILQDQDRFNLEIGDRRWEVKRRDLETKVLVPFVQQLNREVNAMLSQAGMSPVAINQAICTGGNASWSAIARWLRQKLPNAIVIHDRPANLPSVSPSPKSKIGRVAWGLATLPLYPQVLDRPRQQYSDYFLLWELMQAFTVTPLGISEITQALERRGLNTRTCLPRILPILEGQLPLGLLPSKEDALLLSSASRENPELAMMGAAPLFEQVGNRQYRLNQEQAKYMREYVGRLMASSQQKLEEPLSQSLIGL from the coding sequence TTGAATTCTCAACAGGATCAAATTCAGGCACTTCTTGCTGATATTGACGAGGTACTCAGCAAGCCCAGCCCGCGCCTACCTTGGATGGCTTCGGTCGAAACCATCCACCAGCGCCAAGTCTTAGATCGCATTCGCAGCTATTTATCCCAACAGAAGGCTACACAGGTTGTAAATGAAAACCTGACTCACAGCGATGTGGCCGAGGAAGCTGGGTTACAGCAAGGCGATCGCGAACTCCCAGATCTCCGCGATCGCCAACCCACAACACCCCCACCTACGGATAGCGATATTCGCTCAACGGCGGGGCAAATCTTGCAAGCCGTAATCGGAGAAATGAACTCTCTGCGTACCAATCTCACGCAGCCACTACAAGACGACATACAAGCTCTACGGCAAGAACGGCAAGCCCTCACCTCTGAAATTAAACAGCTAGAGCAGCGACGGCAAGATCAATACTCTCTAGCTCAGCAGCAGGCTAACCAGCAACAAATTATTTCCGAATTCTTGCAGGTACTAATGGCACGCTTGCAAGAAAGTTTGGCTCGCGATGTCGCCCAAGCACTTAGTAACCTAGAAGCTCAGTTCTTACAAAACAATCTCTTGGGCACGGAATCTGCGCCACAGTTGACCTCAGCTTCCGCAACCGGGGACGCAAATGCAGGGGAACTACCACTGCTCACCCCCGCCCAGCGTATTGAGCAAATACGGCTGTTACAAGCCCAATCCGATCGCGACTTAATGAGGCTCGATTCCACCCTAACCATTGTATTTGAGGCACTGCAAAGGAATCTGCAAACCTATCAAGAATCCTTGTCCCAGGGACTTGAAAAAATGCACAGCTTGGGGCAGCAGGGTGAAGCCATGTTTGCAGCTTTAGTTAGCCACTTGGCAGAACAGTTAGGTCGAGAGGCTTCATCTTATGTAAAATCCTCAATTCCTGTCGCCAATATAGAAACCGCAACCCGTCCAGTCGCCCCCACAGCACCCATAAGTACCCTCAATCAAAATGAGGTAGCTTTACAGGAGGATTTGGTAGTTAGGTCGCGCCCAGAACCAACGCCTAGAATTGAAAGGGATCGGGGCGAGATCGGAGAAGAGGAAAAACTGCCCTATCCGGGAACAGAACTGTCTCCTCAGTTTGCACAGTTGAGACACAATAGAGAAGAACTCAGGCACTCAGGTACTCAAGAGCATTCTCCTATTCCCCCAGAAGATGATTTTTTGAGCCTAGAATCCTCCAGCTCTGAAACGCCATCTGAGGCGATGATGACTGAGGAAAGCGGCGAACTGGAAGATTTATATGACAGCCTCTTCACCCCTGTTGTAGAAGTCTCAAAGCAACCAGAGAAAGGTTCGGGTAGGAAGGGCGAAGTTTCCACTGTCTCACTTTTCGAGTCTACAGAAGTCAGCGATCGCAATGCGCCAGAGCAAATGACGGAATCAACTCTGGCTGATGTTGATAGTGAGGATTCCCTAGAAGATTTTCTACTAGAATCTCCCAATGTGGAACCCGAACAAATTCCTGAATCAACTATAACTAATACTGAAAGCGAAAACTATCTGGAAGATTTTCTATTAGAATCTCCCAATGTGGAACCCGAACAAAGTCCTGAATCAACCCTAACTAATACTGAAAGCGAAGACTATCTGGAAGATTTTCTACTAGAATCTCCTAATGTAGAATCGGAACAAATTCCTGAATCAACCCTAACTAATACTGAAAGCGAAGACTATCTGGAAGATTTTCTATTAGAATCTCCCAATAGGGAACCAGAGCCAAGTCCTGAACCAACTATAACTAATGTGGAGAGCGAGGATTTGCTAGAAGATTTTCTAGTCGCGGAAGATTCAGAATTTGTCGCTGGTAATTTCGTCGATAGCCCAGCGATCGCAGATGCAGACTTATTTGGCGAAACCTTGCTCGAACTCGATCCCGAACCACCAGCACCCGCAGCTCCATCCCCGCCTGATAGCCCAGCTAGTAGGGAAACACTTGCCGATCTGAGCAATGTATTCGGAGATGAGAATGAGAACGTTCCAGTAAAGCCTGTAAAGGGCCCGCCTCCAAGCACAGCCACAGCCTCAAAAACCTCCTCAAAAGAACTCAGAAAGCCCAAAAACCTGACCCCTGCGGCCAGCAGTTCAGAGGAAAGTACCGAATATGACGCGCTAGCAGAGTGGGATGCCGATATCTATGTCCAAGCATCCCCAGACGAGAATTTGTTGCCCGTAGAACCACCAGATGAGGAGCAAGAACAGGCAATCTTGCTCGATCGTAATAGCCTAGAACGTTTGCAGGCTGACCTTTTCAGTTTAGAAGGCATGGATAGCGCTCTCCCCGAAGAAGCCAGCAGCATTGCCAGTCCAGAACCATTTACTTTTAGCGATTTCTCTCAAGTGGAAGCAGAAAATCCCTTTATCGTCTCTGCGGAAGAAGAAATGACCACTCTTGATGACTTATTTACAGAAGTTTTCGAGATGCCAGTCGCAGCAGCGCCCCATGCTGTAGAGGTGGAAACCGCAGCCCCTGAATTTTTTCAAGGCGATTCTTCCAATATGACTCTGGAAGATATTTTATCAAGCTTAATGGAGGCGGAGGCAACGCCGCTTAATTACCCCCCTAGACCGGATCTAAATTCGCGACAAGTCCAAACTACAGGTCAAGTAAAGCGCAGTCTGGAAACTCCAGGCGGTGAAAAAAAAAAGGTAGGGTTATTTGATCTAAGAGATGGGGGAGATGGGGGAGATGGGGGAGATGGGGGAGATGGGGGAGATGGGGGAGATGGGGAAGTGAAATCCTCCCTACCTTCTCCATCTCCCCCATCCTTCCCGATTTTTCCGATTCCTCTTCCCCAATCTCCAACTCCTCGAAGCTCTAACTGGTATTTGGGGATTGATTTTGGTACAACTATGCTCTCGGTGGCTCTGTTAAACCGTGACAGTAAAGAGGTTTATCCCCTCTATTGGGAGGTGGATGCCCAAAATCCTAAATCGGAGTGCTTTCGGATTCCTGCTGTGGTTTCTCTATTAGCGGGGAAGGTGGTTGTTAAGTCTGTGGGTCAGCCAGGACTGCCTTTGGAAGATGGGGGACTGTTACTACAAAATTTTAAGCACTATTTGAAGGTGGGTATACCCTATGTGAGTTCTGCTTTACAGGAGGGGAATACAGAGGGTGAGGGGGGTTTTCTATTTGAGCCGATGTTGCAGTGGTCGCAGCAGGAGGATGTTTCTCTGGCTTGGCTGTTACACGGTTTGGGGGCGCTGTTAGAGGGATTAAATCCGGCGAGGGAAAATGTTCTAGGTTTGCGATTGCACGCTGTGGGACTAGAACCCTCGATTTTAGATGCTGCACTGCGGCAGTTGGGGGGTGTGATTTTGGGGACTCCGGCTGGCTGGGGTGATGCTTACCGCCACAACCTCCGGGAAGCGGTGCTAGGTGCGGGATTGGTAACGGAGAGTTCTCAGATTTTTGTGGTTGAGGATGCGATCGCGACTTTACTTTCGGAATTAACACCGAATTTGGGGGAAGCTGAATCTAAAATTCACAACCTCAATTCTAAAATCGCACCGGGGGGTACTTTAATTATTAATTCTGGGGCGATAACTACGGAATTAGCTTTGGTAGATTTGCCTGAAAATCTAGAAAATTTAACTTATTCACACTTTACTTGTCACAGCTTTGCTTATGGTGGCAATGCTCTTGACCAAGATATTATCTGTCAATTGCTACTGAAGGATGAATCTTTTGACCCGTTAACTCAATTACCGCGAGGGGGTTACGCGGATGTGGCGGCGCGATGCCAATTGCAAGGGCGGTTACAGAGTTCGCCTTTGGGATTAGAACTTTTGGCGGCGGCGGCAAATTTGAAGGTGATTTTACAAGACCAAGATCGCTTTAATTTGGAGATTGGCGATCGCCGTTGGGAAGTCAAGCGGCGAGATTTGGAAACTAAGGTGTTAGTGCCTTTCGTTCAGCAGTTGAATCGCGAAGTTAACGCGATGCTCAGTCAAGCTGGAATGTCCCCGGTAGCGATTAATCAAGCTATTTGTACGGGGGGAAATGCTTCTTGGTCGGCGATCGCTCGTTGGTTACGCCAGAAACTCCCTAATGCGATCGTGATTCACGATCGCCCTGCTAATCTTCCTTCTGTTTCTCCTTCCCCAAAATCCAAAATTGGTCGCGTTGCTTGGGGTTTAGCAACTTTACCTCTTTATCCTCAAGTTCTAGATAGACCCCGCCAGCAGTACAGCGATTATTTTCTGCTATGGGAACTGATGCAGGCCTTTACCGTCACTCCTCTTGGTATCAGTGAAATTACGCAGGCTTTGGAGCGCCGAGGGCTCAATACTCGTACTTGCTTACCAAGGATTCTGCCAATTTTAGAGGGTCAATTGCCTCTAGGCTTATTGCCTTCTAAAGAAGATGCACTCTTGCTGAGTTCTGCATCTAGGGAAAATCCTGAGTTAGCAATGATGGGAGCCGCACCGCTGTTTGAGCAGGTAGGCAATCGCCAATATCGACTCAATCAAGAGCAGGCTAAGTATATGCGCGAATACGTAGGTAGGTTGATGGCAAGCAGCCAGCAAAAGCTAGAGGAGCCTCTATCTCAATCTCTAATAGGTCTTTAA
- a CDS encoding NAD-dependent epimerase/dehydratase family protein: MRILMMGGTRFIGVYLTKILVAQGHEVVLFNRGKKPAPVDGVQQIHGDRTDASQLKEKLSSEKFDAIFDNNGRELSDTQPLAEIFKNQVKHFVYMSSAGVYLKSDQLPHIEGDATDPKSRHLGKYETETYLKDAGLPWTSIRPTYIYGPQNYNDLEAWFFDRIVRDRPIPIPGNGMHITQLGHCQDLAKAMAAVLGNEKAIGQIYNVSGDRYVTFDGLARACAAAAGKSTDIKIVHYDPKKFDFGKRKAFPMRVQHFFASVNKAMSELNWQPEFDLVSGLKDSFQNDYLTSGRDKAEIDFSVDDEILQAVQN; the protein is encoded by the coding sequence ATGCGAATCTTAATGATGGGTGGCACTCGATTTATCGGCGTTTATTTAACTAAGATTTTAGTAGCCCAAGGCCATGAAGTGGTACTATTTAATCGCGGCAAAAAACCCGCGCCCGTTGACGGAGTACAACAAATTCATGGCGATCGCACCGATGCTTCCCAACTCAAAGAAAAATTATCATCAGAAAAATTTGATGCAATTTTTGACAATAATGGTCGCGAACTAAGCGACACTCAACCCCTAGCAGAGATATTTAAAAATCAAGTTAAACACTTCGTTTACATGAGTTCTGCGGGAGTTTATTTAAAGTCGGATCAATTACCTCATATTGAAGGTGATGCCACCGATCCAAAGAGCCGCCATTTGGGTAAATACGAAACAGAAACCTACCTCAAAGATGCTGGTTTGCCTTGGACTTCCATTCGCCCTACTTATATTTATGGGCCGCAAAATTATAACGATTTAGAAGCATGGTTTTTTGACCGGATTGTGCGCGATCGCCCTATTCCCATTCCTGGCAATGGAATGCACATCACACAACTCGGTCATTGTCAAGATTTAGCTAAGGCAATGGCTGCTGTCTTAGGCAATGAAAAAGCCATAGGGCAGATTTATAATGTATCAGGCGATCGCTACGTTACCTTTGACGGTTTAGCCCGCGCTTGCGCCGCCGCCGCTGGTAAATCCACCGATATAAAAATCGTACATTACGACCCCAAAAAATTTGATTTTGGCAAGCGTAAAGCCTTCCCCATGCGCGTGCAACACTTCTTTGCTTCAGTGAATAAAGCCATGAGTGAACTCAACTGGCAGCCAGAATTTGACTTAGTTTCAGGATTAAAAGATTCATTCCAGAATGATTATTTGACCTCTGGACGTGACAAAGCTGAGATTGATTTCTCAGTCGATGATGAAATCTTGCAAGCAGTTCAAAATTGA
- a CDS encoding universal stress protein: MTFHKIFVGLDDSELGHKVFAQALDLAVANKAEMMLFHAVVINQFGERGTAIPVDLAMNFELAEQAYQAQTVRIEKQLEQGRSLLSHYYSAAANQNIKAEYDCQTVEDAGHSICEFSQNWGADLIVLGRRGRTGLAEVMLGSVSNYVLHHTKGCVLVVQSH; encoded by the coding sequence ATGACTTTTCACAAAATTTTTGTGGGCTTAGATGATTCAGAGTTAGGTCACAAAGTCTTTGCTCAAGCTTTAGATTTAGCGGTAGCAAATAAAGCTGAAATGATGTTATTTCATGCTGTCGTCATTAACCAGTTTGGAGAAAGAGGAACCGCGATCCCGGTCGATCTAGCGATGAATTTTGAATTAGCAGAACAAGCTTATCAAGCTCAAACTGTGCGAATTGAAAAGCAGTTAGAACAAGGTCGATCGCTATTAAGTCATTACTATAGTGCAGCGGCCAACCAGAACATTAAAGCAGAATATGACTGCCAGACGGTTGAGGATGCTGGTCATTCTATTTGTGAATTTTCCCAGAATTGGGGCGCGGATTTAATTGTATTAGGAAGGCGCGGCCGCACAGGGTTGGCAGAAGTAATGCTTGGCAGTGTCAGCAATTATGTTTTACATCATACTAAGGGTTGTGTTTTAGTGGTTCAATCCCATTAA
- the pgsA gene encoding CDP-diacylglycerol--glycerol-3-phosphate 3-phosphatidyltransferase: MNLPNWITFSRLLGVPFLLYGLQSPTVQTRWICLGIFLLAAGTDWLDGYLARKLNQITDLGKFLDPLVDKLLVLAPLLVLIQLGEVPAWGVFLILARELTIAGWRVSKTAISGANIWGKLKTVSQIVAIALLIAPLPDVWVVPSLVAFWISVLLTLISGAVYLWPEKNEPV; the protein is encoded by the coding sequence ATGAATTTGCCTAACTGGATCACCTTCTCTCGCTTGCTGGGAGTCCCCTTTCTCCTCTATGGTTTGCAGTCACCAACTGTCCAAACTCGCTGGATTTGTTTAGGGATTTTCCTCTTAGCGGCGGGTACGGATTGGCTGGATGGCTACTTAGCTAGGAAACTCAATCAAATTACCGATTTAGGTAAATTTTTAGACCCTTTGGTGGATAAGTTGCTGGTTCTTGCGCCTTTATTGGTATTAATTCAACTTGGGGAGGTTCCTGCTTGGGGAGTGTTTTTAATTTTGGCACGGGAGTTGACGATCGCGGGATGGCGGGTGAGCAAAACGGCAATTTCGGGGGCTAATATTTGGGGAAAATTAAAAACAGTGAGTCAAATAGTGGCGATCGCACTTTTAATTGCTCCCCTACCTGATGTCTGGGTAGTTCCCTCTCTAGTGGCTTTCTGGATTTCTGTGCTCTTGACGTTGATTTCTGGTGCAGTTTACTTATGGCCAGAAAAAAATGAGCCTGTTTAA
- a CDS encoding serine/threonine-protein kinase encodes MQGTTLGSRYNIIRHLGGGGFAQTYLAEDKQLPGNHRCVVKQLKPQATDPATLQIARRLFDTEAQVLYKLGDRDRIPQLFAYFEENQDFYLVQEFIEGHNLSEELTKTSLNQGRLSEDEVISLLQEILEILDFVHQQNVIHRDVNPQNIIRRDSDGKLFLIDFGAVKEITTQIINSQTNNGLSVSIGTPGYMPSEQAHGNPKPSSDIYAVGMIGIQAITGEVPHQLPTDPDTEEIIWQTKVSVSPEFTKVLDTMVRYDFRQRYANAGLALQAIKELKTPLGATAPLILPASSPKPTKKRADLYLKSGLIIGLIGLGIAASAYLVNIFNSANATELHTRGNTLYNLNRYEEALAAYNQAIKIKGDYAEVWKDKAKALYELKKYKESREACDKAIQLNPEYLEAWTDRGYTLDKLEKYQEAIASFERALEIQPDYPEAWKGKGDALLNLQRYEEAIASYEKAVKSQPNFYDAWYSKGIAHQNLKQYQPAFDAYKQAVELKSDNSKAWYNLGNVQLELNKNQEAVEAYEKAVRFQPTYYQAWYSRGIALMKLRQYEDAAKAYKQAVTLKGNYYQAWYNLGWSLHQLRRYEDAIDAYNKVLDLQSREYQAWYNKGNALYNLKRYEEAIASYNEAVYVKPDYYEAWYSRGNGLLELKRYQDAIASYDKAVRYKPDYGAAIEGKKRAESQLSLSDITPQPPSVQGSEE; translated from the coding sequence ATGCAGGGAACCACACTCGGCAGCCGCTACAACATTATCCGCCACTTGGGAGGCGGAGGATTTGCCCAAACTTACCTAGCTGAAGACAAACAGCTACCAGGTAATCACCGCTGCGTTGTCAAGCAACTTAAACCTCAAGCTACAGATCCCGCAACTTTACAAATAGCTAGACGTTTATTCGATACCGAAGCGCAAGTATTGTATAAATTAGGCGATCGCGATCGCATTCCCCAACTTTTTGCCTACTTTGAAGAAAATCAAGACTTTTATTTAGTTCAAGAATTCATTGAAGGTCATAATTTAAGCGAAGAATTAACCAAAACTTCCCTAAACCAAGGAAGGTTAAGCGAAGATGAAGTCATTTCTCTATTGCAAGAAATTCTGGAAATTTTAGACTTCGTACACCAGCAAAACGTCATCCACCGCGATGTCAATCCCCAGAATATTATCCGGCGAGATAGCGACGGAAAGTTATTTTTAATTGACTTTGGGGCTGTCAAAGAAATCACCACTCAAATCATCAATTCTCAAACAAATAATGGCTTGAGTGTGAGCATTGGTACTCCCGGTTATATGCCTAGCGAACAAGCTCACGGCAATCCCAAACCTAGCAGCGATATCTATGCAGTTGGCATGATTGGAATTCAAGCAATTACAGGGGAAGTTCCCCATCAATTACCAACAGATCCCGATACAGAAGAAATTATTTGGCAGACAAAAGTATCAGTCAGCCCTGAATTTACTAAAGTCTTAGATACAATGGTGCGCTATGATTTTCGGCAACGCTATGCTAATGCAGGTCTAGCTTTGCAAGCTATTAAAGAATTGAAAACTCCTCTTGGTGCTACTGCACCATTAATTCTACCTGCATCTTCGCCCAAGCCGACAAAAAAACGCGCCGATCTCTATTTAAAAAGCGGTCTAATTATTGGGCTAATTGGCCTCGGTATCGCTGCATCTGCTTATCTTGTTAATATCTTCAATTCTGCGAATGCTACTGAGTTACACACTAGAGGCAATACTCTTTATAATTTAAATAGATATGAGGAAGCGCTCGCAGCTTATAACCAAGCAATTAAGATCAAAGGAGACTATGCTGAAGTTTGGAAAGATAAGGCTAAGGCGCTCTATGAGTTGAAGAAATATAAGGAATCTAGAGAAGCTTGCGACAAAGCAATTCAACTCAATCCTGAATACTTAGAAGCCTGGACAGATCGGGGTTATACTCTCGATAAATTAGAGAAATATCAAGAGGCGATCGCATCTTTCGAGCGAGCTTTGGAAATTCAGCCTGACTATCCAGAAGCCTGGAAAGGAAAAGGGGACGCACTGTTAAATTTACAGCGTTATGAAGAAGCGATCGCCTCTTACGAGAAAGCTGTTAAATCTCAGCCAAATTTCTATGATGCTTGGTATAGTAAGGGAATAGCACACCAGAATTTAAAACAGTATCAACCCGCTTTTGATGCTTATAAACAAGCCGTAGAATTAAAGTCGGATAACTCTAAAGCTTGGTATAATTTAGGGAATGTTCAGCTAGAATTGAATAAAAATCAAGAAGCTGTAGAAGCTTATGAAAAAGCCGTGCGCTTTCAGCCTACTTATTATCAAGCTTGGTACAGTAGAGGTATCGCGCTGATGAAGTTAAGGCAATATGAAGATGCGGCAAAAGCTTATAAACAGGCGGTGACATTAAAAGGAAATTACTACCAAGCTTGGTATAATTTAGGCTGGTCGCTGCACCAATTGCGGCGTTATGAAGATGCGATCGATGCTTATAATAAAGTGCTAGATTTACAGTCAAGAGAATATCAGGCGTGGTATAATAAAGGGAATGCTTTATACAATTTGAAACGCTACGAAGAGGCGATCGCGTCTTATAATGAAGCCGTCTATGTCAAGCCAGACTATTATGAAGCTTGGTACAGTAGAGGTAATGGGCTGTTAGAATTAAAAAGATATCAAGATGCGATCGCATCTTACGATAAAGCAGTTAGGTATAAGCCAGACTACGGAGCAGCAATAGAAGGGAAAAAGCGGGCCGAAAGTCAGCTAAGTTTATCCGACATCACCCCCCAACCCCCTTCCGTACAAGGTTCCGAGGAGTAG
- a CDS encoding sugar transferase — MQAVTTTSNFPLIPAINALVLVNNYRVNQSNEPVHPSVTSLTKRLIDILGALVGLALTAIVAIPLAIAMQFDNPGPLFYSQVRCGFNGQLFKIWKFRSMVVGAEKLKHLVNNEAKGHIFKNENDPRITRVGRFLRCTSLDELPQFWNVLMGEMSLVGTRPPTQDEVANYESHHWMRLNVKPGITGEWQANGRSTVKDFEDIVRMDVDYQHKWSVLYDISLIWKTVWVVLNKSGAC, encoded by the coding sequence GTGCAAGCTGTGACTACCACATCTAATTTCCCCCTAATACCCGCAATCAATGCGTTAGTTCTGGTCAACAATTACAGGGTTAATCAGTCGAACGAGCCAGTTCATCCATCTGTAACTAGCCTCACAAAGCGCTTGATTGATATATTGGGAGCTTTGGTAGGATTAGCCCTGACTGCGATTGTGGCAATTCCATTAGCGATCGCAATGCAATTCGACAACCCAGGCCCACTGTTTTACAGTCAGGTTCGCTGCGGTTTTAACGGACAGCTATTCAAAATTTGGAAATTCCGTTCAATGGTTGTCGGTGCCGAAAAGCTCAAGCATTTAGTTAATAATGAAGCCAAGGGTCACATTTTCAAGAATGAGAACGATCCTCGAATTACGCGCGTAGGACGGTTTTTACGCTGTACTAGCTTGGATGAATTACCGCAATTTTGGAACGTACTGATGGGAGAGATGAGTTTAGTAGGAACTCGGCCTCCAACTCAGGATGAAGTCGCTAATTATGAAAGTCACCACTGGATGCGGTTGAATGTGAAGCCTGGTATTACCGGTGAATGGCAAGCAAATGGACGTTCGACTGTGAAAGATTTTGAAGACATTGTACGGATGGATGTTGATTATCAGCATAAGTGGTCTGTTCTTTACGACATCAGCTTGATTTGGAAAACAGTTTGGGTTGTGCTCAATAAAAGCGGTGCTTGTTAA
- a CDS encoding Crp/Fnr family transcriptional regulator: protein MVQYLDGKSNVHQLMLSTAFFSGLPETVTDRATVHIVTRSHPANQVILLENDWGSSVYFILDGWVKIRTYNLDGKEVTLNILGKGELFGEMAALEEAPRSTDVITLAPTLIGNMPAQDFVQLIHSEPLAGIRLAQLMGRRLRQVNRRLRLRESDSTSRVADILLFLAEGQGKSSLQGGTEIPNLPHRELSSLSGLARETVTRVLSKLEKKQLIRRDKDVLCIPDMHALERLLV, encoded by the coding sequence ATGGTACAATATTTGGATGGTAAGTCAAACGTTCACCAATTAATGCTCTCTACTGCTTTTTTTTCAGGCTTGCCTGAGACTGTAACTGATAGAGCAACTGTACACATCGTTACCCGCAGCCATCCGGCCAACCAGGTGATTTTGCTGGAGAACGACTGGGGCAGTTCAGTGTATTTTATTTTGGATGGTTGGGTGAAAATTCGCACCTACAACTTGGATGGTAAGGAAGTAACGCTCAATATTTTGGGCAAAGGAGAACTATTTGGCGAAATGGCGGCGCTTGAAGAAGCCCCGCGCTCCACAGATGTAATTACTCTGGCTCCGACTTTAATTGGTAATATGCCAGCTCAAGATTTTGTGCAATTAATTCATTCCGAGCCCTTGGCTGGGATTCGATTGGCTCAACTGATGGGGCGACGGCTACGGCAAGTCAACCGAAGGCTGAGGTTGCGCGAGTCAGACAGTACCTCACGAGTGGCAGATATTTTGTTGTTTTTGGCAGAAGGTCAGGGGAAATCCTCTTTACAAGGAGGAACGGAGATTCCCAACCTCCCACACCGAGAATTAAGCAGTCTGAGTGGCTTAGCGCGGGAAACTGTGACGCGGGTACTGAGTAAGCTGGAAAAAAAGCAGTTAATTCGCCGCGATAAGGATGTCCTTTGTATTCCAGATATGCACGCCTTAGAACGCTTGTTAGTATAA